TTGACCTTGCCGCCATCCTTCCGCATGGCTTGAAGCAATGCCAGATGTTTCGGGCCCTGCGGTCGCCTTCGAAGGCGTGACCAAGACCTATCCGGGCGGCGTGGTCGCAGTACGCGGGGTCGACCTGGCGATCGCCGGCGGCAGCTTCGTCGCGCTGGTCGGCACCTCGGGATCGGGCAAGTCGACCTTGCTCAAGACCGTCAACCGGCTGGTCGACCCGAGCAGCGGCCGCGTGACGATCGACGGCGCGCCGGTCGCCGCCGGTGCGGCCCATTCGCTGCGCCGCCGGATCGGTTATGTCTTCCAGAATGTCGGGCTGTTCCCGCATCTAAGCGTGGGTGAGAATATCGCGATCGGCCTGCGGATCGGTGGTACCGCCTCCTCGACCGTGGATGCTCGCTTGGCCGAACTCCTCAGCCTCGTCGATCTCCCCGCCGACATCGCCGCCCGCGCACCCGATGCGCTGTCTGGCGGCCAGCGCCAGCGGGTCGGCGTCGCGCGCGCCCTCGCAACCGAGCCTAAATTGTTGCTGATGGACGAACCATTCGGGGCGCTCGATCCGGTCACCCGGAGCGATCTCGGCAAGGCCATCCGCGCGCTTCACGACCGGCTCGGCCTCACGACGATCCTCGTCACGCACGACATGGCCGAGGCGATGCTGCTTGCCGATCGCGTGCTGGTGATGGCCGATGGCGCGATCGCCGCCGATGCCTCCCCCGCCGATCTGATGGCGGGACGCGCCGGCCCTGCCGCCGACGCGCTGGTTGCGGTGCCGCGCGAACAGGCGCATGCGCTGGCGGCGCTCGAGCGCGAAGCGTGAGCGACGCCTTCGTCCGCGTACCCGATCTGCTGGCGCAGCATGTGCTGCTGGCGTTCAGCGCGCTGCTGTTCGGCTTGGCGATCGCGCTGCCGCTGGCGGTGTGGTCGGCGCGCCGCCCCGCCGTCGCGCG
The genomic region above belongs to Sphingomonas qomolangmaensis and contains:
- a CDS encoding ATP-binding cassette domain-containing protein; the protein is MPDVSGPAVAFEGVTKTYPGGVVAVRGVDLAIAGGSFVALVGTSGSGKSTLLKTVNRLVDPSSGRVTIDGAPVAAGAAHSLRRRIGYVFQNVGLFPHLSVGENIAIGLRIGGTASSTVDARLAELLSLVDLPADIAARAPDALSGGQRQRVGVARALATEPKLLLMDEPFGALDPVTRSDLGKAIRALHDRLGLTTILVTHDMAEAMLLADRVLVMADGAIAADASPADLMAGRAGPAADALVAVPREQAHALAALEREA